The DNA sequence GCGATCGACCGCCTCGTCTCCTCGTTCGGCTATGTGGTCGGGAAGCGGGCCGGGCCTCCCGACGGCTCGACCGTCGTGCTGGAGCTGGACAAGGCGCGTCGCATCGCCGTGGTCATGAGTGACGGCCGGGCCCGCCCGGCCGAACCTTCGGGTGACCCCACGGTGCGCATCACGGTCGACTCCGAGGCCTATGCCTGTCTGGCCGCGGGGAGATGGACGGCCGACCACGCCGTCGCCTCGGGCCGCGTGACCTTCGCCGGCGACGAGGCCATCGGTCGACGGGTGGTCGACAACCTGTCCATCACACCCTGAACCCAGCGAGGGGCTTCAGCCCCTCACGTCACTTGACGAGCCCGATCAGGTTCCCGGCGGGGTCGGTGAAGTGGGCGATGGAGGGACCGCCGGGCACGTCCATGGGTGGCATCACGGTCTTGCCGCCAAGCTTCTCGGCTTTGTCCAGCGCCGCCTGGAGGTCCGGCACCTGGACGTAGAAGGTCACTGCCGGCCGGCCGTCCGGCGACGCCGAGACGCCACCGGCGATGCCGCCGGGGCCGGGCTCGACCATGCCGTAGTTCACCGGATTGTTGGAATCGATCTTCCAGTCGAACAGCGAGCTGTAGTAGTCCTGGAGCGCCTTGCCGTCCGGGCCGACGACCTCGAAGTGGATGACTGGTTGGGCCATGCTGTCATCTCCTCTCTGTTTGTTGGTTCCATGTGTCTTTGGTACCTCACTCGACGTGGGTCGCCAGCCACTCCCTCAGAGGCGCGGAGGCGCGCAGGAAGTCGCCGACCCTCTTCTTG is a window from the Acidimicrobiales bacterium genome containing:
- a CDS encoding VOC family protein — protein: MAQPVIHFEVVGPDGKALQDYYSSLFDWKIDSNNPVNYGMVEPGPGGIAGGVSASPDGRPAVTFYVQVPDLQAALDKAEKLGGKTVMPPMDVPGGPSIAHFTDPAGNLIGLVK